A window of the Streptomyces sp. NBC_01351 genome harbors these coding sequences:
- a CDS encoding acyl-CoA dehydrogenase family protein — MRFLLTDEQADFARTVRSLLGAAEVPAAVRAWAAGDQNPGRAVWARLADTGLFALAVPEAYDGAGPLPLELALGFVELGRAGVPGPVVESAAASVLISELGDEALAKLFLPGLAAGETSATLALPGGSPYVLDADSVNQCFTVSATGELRLTHGIVGERLASLDPARRLSRPLAAGALLATGPAVTAAAGTAGRWARLLTAAQCLGVGEALLARTVEYAKQRTQFGTPIGSFQAVKHRLADTLLALEFARPLLWAAALSLSPADVAAAKLAAGEAAYAAAMTALQLHGAVGYTEELDLSLWLRKARPLRDAWGTPSACRAEVLQPRVR; from the coding sequence ATGCGCTTCCTGCTGACCGACGAACAGGCGGACTTCGCCCGTACCGTGCGCTCCCTGCTGGGCGCGGCCGAGGTGCCGGCGGCGGTACGGGCCTGGGCGGCCGGCGACCAGAACCCGGGCCGGGCCGTGTGGGCCCGCCTGGCCGACACGGGCCTGTTCGCGCTGGCGGTGCCGGAGGCGTACGACGGCGCCGGCCCGCTGCCGCTGGAGCTGGCCCTGGGCTTCGTGGAGCTGGGGCGGGCGGGGGTGCCGGGGCCGGTGGTGGAGAGCGCGGCGGCGTCCGTACTGATCTCCGAGCTGGGCGACGAGGCGCTGGCGAAGCTGTTCCTCCCGGGGCTGGCCGCGGGCGAGACCTCGGCCACCCTGGCCCTGCCGGGCGGGAGCCCGTACGTCCTGGACGCCGACTCGGTGAACCAATGCTTCACGGTGTCGGCGACGGGTGAACTCCGCCTGACCCACGGCATCGTGGGCGAACGGCTGGCCTCCCTCGACCCGGCCCGCAGGCTCTCCCGCCCCCTGGCGGCCGGGGCGCTGCTGGCGACGGGCCCCGCCGTCACGGCGGCGGCCGGGACGGCCGGGCGCTGGGCGCGGCTGCTGACGGCGGCGCAGTGCCTGGGCGTGGGCGAGGCGCTGCTGGCGCGCACGGTGGAGTACGCGAAGCAGCGCACCCAGTTCGGGACCCCGATCGGCTCCTTCCAGGCGGTCAAGCACCGGCTGGCGGACACCCTGCTGGCCCTGGAGTTCGCCCGGCCGCTGCTGTGGGCGGCGGCGCTGTCCCTGTCCCCGGCCGACGTGGCCGCGGCGAAGCTCGCGGCGGGCGAGGCGGCGTACGCGGCGGCCATGACCGCCCTCCAGCTCCACGGCGCGGTCGGCTACACGGAGGAGCTGGACCTCTCCCTGTGGCTGCGCAAGGCCCGCCCGCTGCGTGACGCCTGGGGCACACCGTCGGCCTGCCGGGCGGAGGTCCTTCAGCCGCGCGTGCGGTGA
- a CDS encoding acyl-CoA dehydrogenase family protein → MSLTQTAEVEAFRAEARAWLAAHVPAAPLPSLETEQGFAAHREWEARLHADRWAVVSWPEEFGGRGVDIVKWLVFEEEYWAAGAPGRVSQNGINLLAPTLFDHATDEQRARVLPSMASGEVIWAQAWSEPESGSDLASLKSRAVRTEGGWLLSGQKTWSSRAAFADRAFGIFRTDPDAPKPHQGLTYLMFDLRAPGVTVRPIGRLDGKPAFAELFLDQVFVPDEDVIGEPGQGWRIAMSTTGNERGLTLRSPGRFLAAADRLRTLWETAGDPADTALRDRVADAVVGARAYELFTWANASRFAAGETIGAESSLNKVFWSEYDIALHETALDLLGPDAELAAGEWAEPWVFSLAGPIYAGTNEIQRDIIAERLLGLPKGRR, encoded by the coding sequence ATGAGCCTGACCCAGACGGCGGAGGTGGAGGCCTTCCGGGCCGAGGCCCGGGCCTGGCTCGCCGCCCACGTGCCCGCCGCTCCCCTGCCCTCCCTGGAGACGGAGCAGGGCTTCGCCGCGCACCGGGAGTGGGAGGCGCGGCTGCACGCGGACCGCTGGGCGGTGGTGTCCTGGCCCGAGGAGTTCGGGGGCCGGGGCGTCGACATCGTGAAGTGGCTGGTCTTCGAGGAGGAGTACTGGGCGGCGGGCGCGCCCGGCCGGGTCTCCCAGAACGGCATCAACCTCCTCGCCCCGACCCTCTTCGACCACGCCACCGACGAGCAGCGGGCCCGGGTGCTGCCCTCCATGGCGAGCGGCGAGGTGATCTGGGCGCAGGCCTGGTCGGAGCCGGAGTCGGGCTCCGACCTGGCCTCGCTGAAGTCGCGGGCGGTGCGCACGGAGGGCGGCTGGCTGCTGTCCGGGCAGAAGACCTGGTCCTCGCGGGCCGCCTTCGCGGACCGCGCCTTCGGCATCTTCCGCACGGACCCGGACGCCCCGAAGCCCCACCAGGGGCTGACGTACCTGATGTTCGACCTGCGGGCGCCCGGGGTGACGGTGCGGCCCATCGGCCGCCTCGACGGCAAGCCCGCCTTCGCGGAGCTCTTCCTGGACCAGGTCTTCGTACCGGACGAGGACGTGATCGGGGAGCCGGGCCAGGGCTGGCGGATCGCGATGTCGACCACGGGCAACGAGCGGGGGCTGACCCTGCGCTCCCCCGGCCGGTTCCTGGCGGCGGCCGACCGGCTGCGCACCCTGTGGGAGACGGCCGGTGACCCGGCCGACACGGCGCTGCGGGACCGGGTCGCGGACGCGGTGGTCGGGGCGCGCGCCTACGAGCTGTTCACCTGGGCCAACGCCTCCCGCTTCGCGGCGGGCGAGACGATCGGCGCGGAGTCCAGTCTGAACAAGGTGTTCTGGTCCGAGTACGACATCGCCCTGCACGAGACCGCCCTGGACCTGCTCGGCCCGGACGCGGAGCTGGCGGCGGGCGAGTGGGCCGAGCCGTGGGTGTTCTCGCTGGCCGGGCCGATCTACGCGGGCACGAACGAGATCCAGCGCGACATCATCGCCGAGCGGCTGCTCGGCCTCCCGAAGGGCCGCCGCTGA
- a CDS encoding enoyl-CoA hydratase: protein MPDDTDDGHDAPVLYERRGPVAYVTMNRPRYRNAQNSAMTYALDDAFYRAADDPDVKVVVLRGAGEHFSAGHDIGTPGRDAHLPFERRAGLWWDHSGRSGAESRFARESEVYLGMCRRWRELPKPVIASVQGACVAGGLMLAWVCDLIVASEDAFFADPVVRMGIPGVEYFAHPWVMPPRIAKEFLYTGDRMPARRAYEIGMVNRVVDRAELTDETDRLALRMAEMPGFGLALTKRAVNQAEDLQGLHTGMDSVFGLHHLAHAHNAETAADSLGGVNIAALKEANT from the coding sequence ATGCCCGACGACACCGACGACGGCCACGACGCCCCCGTGCTCTACGAGCGCCGCGGCCCGGTCGCGTACGTGACCATGAACCGCCCCCGCTACCGCAACGCGCAGAACAGCGCGATGACGTACGCCCTCGACGACGCCTTCTACCGCGCCGCCGACGACCCCGACGTGAAGGTGGTCGTCCTGCGCGGAGCCGGCGAGCACTTCTCCGCCGGCCACGACATCGGCACCCCCGGGCGCGACGCCCACCTGCCCTTCGAGCGGCGGGCCGGCCTGTGGTGGGACCACTCGGGGCGCTCGGGCGCCGAATCCCGCTTCGCGCGCGAGTCCGAGGTGTACCTGGGGATGTGCCGGCGCTGGCGGGAACTGCCGAAGCCGGTGATCGCCTCGGTGCAAGGGGCGTGCGTGGCGGGCGGGCTGATGCTGGCCTGGGTGTGCGACCTGATCGTGGCGAGCGAGGACGCCTTCTTCGCGGACCCCGTCGTCCGGATGGGCATCCCCGGCGTCGAGTACTTCGCGCACCCGTGGGTGATGCCGCCGCGGATCGCGAAGGAGTTCCTGTACACGGGCGACCGGATGCCGGCCCGCCGGGCGTACGAGATCGGCATGGTCAACCGTGTAGTGGATCGTGCAGAGTTGACGGACGAGACCGACCGGCTGGCCCTGCGCATGGCCGAGATGCCCGGCTTCGGCCTGGCCCTGACCAAACGGGCCGTCAACCAGGCCGAGGACCTCCAGGGCCTGCACACCGGCATGGACTCGGTCTTCGGCCTGCACCACCTGGCGCACGCCCACAACGCGGAGACGGCGGCGGACTCGCTCGGAGGCGTCAACATCGCCGCCCTGAAGGAGGCGAACACCTGA
- a CDS encoding acyl-CoA dehydrogenase family protein, with protein MSSVEEFRTEVRRWLRAHLTGEFATLKGRGGPGREHEAFAERLAWERHMAAHGWTCLGWPVEYGGRGASTEEQIAFHEEYALADAPARVNHIGEQLLGPTLIAHGTEEQKRRFLPPVRAVEELWCQGYSEPDAGSDLAGVRTRATLHDGQWVVDGQKTWTSLAHEAQWCFVLARTEPGSRRHAGLSYLLVPMDQPGVEVRPIVQLTGTSEFNEVFFDGARTAAAHVVGAPGDGWNIAMATLGYERGVSTLGQQVGFRRELEDLAELARANGALADPLIRDRLTQAWIGLETLRATALRPTAPSVAKLYWARWHRDLGELAMDVCGAPSLLAAGAHGDPYDLDDRQRLFLFSRADTIYAGSDEIQRTLIAERILGLPKEVRA; from the coding sequence ATGAGCAGCGTCGAGGAGTTCCGCACCGAGGTTCGGAGGTGGCTACGGGCCCACCTCACCGGCGAGTTCGCCACCCTCAAGGGCCGCGGCGGACCGGGCCGGGAGCACGAGGCGTTCGCCGAACGCCTCGCCTGGGAACGGCACATGGCGGCCCACGGCTGGACCTGCCTCGGCTGGCCCGTCGAGTACGGCGGCCGCGGCGCGAGCACCGAGGAGCAGATCGCCTTCCACGAGGAGTACGCCCTCGCGGACGCCCCCGCCCGTGTCAACCACATCGGCGAACAACTCCTCGGCCCCACCCTCATCGCCCACGGCACCGAGGAGCAGAAGCGCCGCTTCCTGCCGCCCGTCCGGGCCGTGGAGGAACTGTGGTGCCAGGGCTACAGCGAACCCGACGCCGGCTCCGACCTCGCGGGCGTCCGCACCCGTGCCACGCTCCACGACGGGCAGTGGGTGGTCGACGGGCAGAAGACGTGGACCTCCCTCGCCCACGAGGCCCAGTGGTGCTTCGTCCTCGCCCGCACCGAACCGGGCTCCCGCCGCCACGCCGGCCTCTCCTACCTCCTGGTCCCCATGGACCAGCCCGGGGTCGAAGTCCGGCCCATCGTGCAGCTCACCGGTACCTCCGAGTTCAACGAGGTCTTCTTCGACGGCGCCCGCACCGCCGCCGCCCACGTCGTCGGCGCCCCCGGCGACGGCTGGAACATCGCCATGGCCACCCTCGGCTACGAGCGCGGCGTCTCCACCCTCGGCCAGCAGGTCGGCTTCCGCCGCGAACTCGAAGACCTCGCCGAACTCGCCCGCGCCAACGGGGCCCTCGCCGACCCGCTGATCCGCGACCGCCTCACGCAGGCCTGGATAGGCCTCGAAACCCTGCGCGCCACCGCCCTGCGCCCCACGGCGCCCTCCGTGGCCAAGCTGTACTGGGCCCGCTGGCACCGCGACCTCGGCGAGCTCGCGATGGACGTCTGCGGAGCCCCCTCGCTCCTCGCGGCGGGCGCGCACGGGGACCCGTACGACCTCGACGACCGGCAGCGGCTCTTCCTCTTCTCCCGCGCCGACACCATCTACGCGGGCTCGGACGAGATCCAGCGCACCCTCATCGCCGAGCGGATCCTCGGCCTTCCCAAGGAGGTACGGGCGTGA
- a CDS encoding SDR family oxidoreductase, with protein MNTPTYVPGHDLLKDRTAVITAAAGAGIGGATARRFLEEGARIVISDAHARRLKESEDALAAEFGADRVTSLPCDVTDEEQVRALFALAEQTHGGLDIVVNNAGLGGTAALVDMTDEQWSRVLDVTLNGTFRCTRAAMRSFQAAGTGGGVIVNNASVIGWRAQTGQAHYAAAKAGVMALTRCAALEAAEFGVRINAVAPSLAMHPHLVKVTSAALLAELTSREAFGRYAEPWEVANVIVFLASGYSSYMTGETVSVSSQHA; from the coding sequence GTGAACACCCCCACCTACGTCCCCGGGCACGACCTGCTGAAGGACCGCACCGCCGTCATCACCGCCGCCGCCGGAGCCGGCATCGGCGGGGCGACCGCCCGCCGCTTCCTGGAGGAGGGCGCCCGCATCGTCATCAGCGACGCCCACGCCCGCCGGCTCAAGGAGAGCGAGGACGCGCTCGCCGCCGAGTTCGGGGCGGACCGGGTCACCTCCCTGCCCTGCGACGTCACCGACGAGGAGCAGGTACGGGCCCTGTTCGCGCTCGCCGAGCAGACCCACGGCGGCCTCGACATCGTCGTCAACAACGCCGGCCTCGGCGGCACCGCGGCCCTCGTCGACATGACCGACGAACAGTGGTCCCGCGTCCTCGACGTCACCCTGAACGGCACCTTCCGCTGCACGCGCGCCGCGATGCGCTCCTTCCAGGCGGCCGGCACGGGCGGCGGGGTCATCGTCAACAACGCCTCCGTCATCGGCTGGAGGGCCCAGACCGGCCAGGCCCACTACGCCGCCGCCAAGGCCGGGGTCATGGCGCTGACCCGCTGCGCGGCCCTGGAGGCCGCCGAGTTCGGAGTACGGATCAACGCGGTCGCCCCGAGCCTGGCCATGCACCCGCACCTGGTGAAGGTCACCAGCGCCGCGCTGCTGGCCGAACTCACCTCCCGCGAGGCCTTCGGCCGGTACGCCGAGCCCTGGGAGGTCGCCAACGTCATCGTCTTCCTCGCCAGCGGCTACTCGTCGTACATGACCGGCGAGACCGTGTCGGTCAGCAGCCAGCACGCGTAG
- a CDS encoding TetR/AcrR family transcriptional regulator, with amino-acid sequence MPTNKPTQPQKKKPQVTASPERRRELLDTAAEVFAAQGYNATTVRKIADAAGMLAGSLYYHFDSKESMLDEILSAFLSELWEGYDTVLDAGLGPRETIEALVTESFREIDRHRAAVAIYQKESRTLSAQPRFHYLSDSQVKFEKAWLGTLERGVAAKVFRADLDIRLTYRFVRDTVWVAASWYRPGGQHSPEEIARQYLSMVLDGIALRT; translated from the coding sequence GTGCCAACGAACAAGCCGACTCAGCCCCAGAAGAAGAAGCCGCAGGTGACGGCCTCACCCGAGCGGCGCCGCGAACTCCTCGACACCGCAGCCGAGGTCTTCGCCGCGCAGGGCTACAACGCCACCACCGTCCGCAAGATCGCCGACGCCGCCGGAATGCTCGCCGGCAGCCTCTACTACCACTTCGATTCCAAGGAATCGATGCTCGACGAGATCCTCTCGGCCTTCCTGAGCGAGCTGTGGGAGGGCTACGACACCGTCCTCGACGCCGGTCTCGGCCCCAGGGAGACCATCGAGGCCCTCGTCACCGAGTCCTTCCGGGAGATCGACCGGCACCGTGCCGCCGTCGCCATCTACCAGAAGGAATCCCGCACCCTCTCCGCGCAGCCCCGCTTCCACTACCTGTCCGACTCCCAGGTGAAGTTCGAGAAGGCCTGGCTGGGGACGCTGGAGCGGGGGGTCGCGGCCAAGGTCTTCCGCGCCGACCTCGACATCCGCCTCACCTACCGCTTCGTGCGCGACACGGTGTGGGTGGCGGCCTCCTGGTACCGGCCGGGCGGACAGCACAGCCCCGAGGAGATCGCCCGCCAGTACCTGTCGATGGTGCTGGACGGGATCGCCCTACGCACCTGA
- a CDS encoding acetyl-CoA C-acetyltransferase, with product MPEAYIVDAVRTPVGRRKGGLSAVHPADLGAHVLKALVERSGVDPAAVEDVVFGCLDTVGPQAGDIARTAWLAAGLPEEVPGVTVDRQCGSSQQAVHFAAQGVLSGTQDLVVAGGTQNMSMIPIAFASRQAAEPLGFTEGPYAGSEGWRARYGDAPVNQFHGAQLIAEKWGITRRDMEEFALRSHQRALRAIDEGRFERETVAYGDVTVDEGPRRDTTLEKMATLKPVVEGGTITAAVSSQVSDGAAAMLIASERAVREHGLRPRARIHHLSVRGEDPIRMLSAPIPATAYALKKTGMSLADIDLVEINEAFAPVVLAWLKETGADPERVNVNGGAIALGHPLGATGVKLMTTLLHELERTGGRFGLQTMCEGGGQANVTIIERL from the coding sequence ATGCCCGAGGCCTACATAGTCGATGCGGTACGCACCCCCGTCGGGCGGCGCAAGGGCGGCCTGTCGGCCGTCCACCCCGCCGACCTGGGCGCGCACGTCCTGAAGGCGCTGGTCGAGCGGTCCGGGGTGGACCCGGCCGCCGTGGAGGACGTGGTGTTCGGCTGCCTCGACACGGTCGGGCCGCAGGCGGGCGACATCGCGCGGACGGCATGGCTGGCGGCGGGCCTCCCGGAGGAGGTGCCGGGGGTGACGGTGGACCGCCAGTGCGGCTCCTCGCAGCAGGCGGTGCACTTCGCGGCGCAGGGCGTCCTGTCCGGCACCCAGGACCTGGTGGTCGCGGGCGGCACCCAGAACATGTCGATGATCCCGATCGCCTTCGCCTCGCGACAGGCGGCCGAACCGCTGGGCTTCACGGAAGGCCCGTACGCGGGCTCGGAAGGCTGGCGGGCCCGCTACGGCGACGCACCGGTCAACCAGTTCCACGGCGCGCAGCTGATCGCGGAGAAGTGGGGCATCACGCGCCGGGACATGGAGGAGTTCGCGCTCCGCTCGCACCAGCGGGCGCTGCGCGCGATCGACGAGGGCCGGTTCGAGCGCGAGACCGTGGCGTACGGGGACGTAACGGTGGACGAGGGCCCGCGGCGGGACACGACCCTGGAGAAGATGGCGACCCTGAAGCCGGTCGTCGAGGGCGGCACCATCACCGCGGCCGTCTCCTCCCAGGTCTCGGACGGCGCGGCGGCGATGCTGATCGCCTCCGAGCGGGCGGTCCGCGAACACGGCCTGCGGCCGCGGGCCCGGATCCACCACCTCTCGGTACGGGGCGAGGACCCGATCCGCATGCTGTCGGCGCCGATCCCGGCGACTGCGTACGCGCTGAAGAAGACCGGCATGTCCCTGGCCGACATCGACCTGGTCGAGATCAACGAGGCGTTCGCGCCGGTGGTCCTGGCGTGGCTGAAGGAGACCGGCGCGGATCCGGAGCGGGTCAACGTCAACGGCGGCGCGATCGCGCTGGGGCATCCGCTGGGGGCGACCGGGGTCAAGCTCATGACCACCCTCCTCCACGAACTGGAGCGCACGGGGGGCCGCTTCGGGCTCCAGACCATGTGCGAGGGGGGCGGCCAGGCCAACGTGACGATCATCGAGCGGCTGTAG
- a CDS encoding response regulator transcription factor: MAIRVMVVDDQSLIRTGLVTLLASAPDIEVVAQAQDGAEAVPLAREHRPDVALMDLVMPKVDGMEATLQLLRLPEPPRVLVLTGYTADDLVLDALRAGAAGFLLKDLRPEELFAGIRTVAAGGSVLAPQVMRALLERAAVGRPDAPEHAERLESLSPGERGVLALVGEGRTNQQIAEALHLSPASVKTYVSRILTQLDLSNRTQAAILAHEAGLVRAA; this comes from the coding sequence ATGGCGATCCGGGTGATGGTGGTCGACGACCAGAGCCTCATACGGACCGGGCTGGTCACCCTGCTCGCGAGCGCGCCGGACATCGAGGTGGTCGCGCAGGCGCAGGACGGTGCGGAGGCCGTGCCGCTGGCGCGGGAGCACCGGCCGGACGTGGCGCTGATGGACCTGGTCATGCCGAAGGTCGACGGCATGGAGGCCACCCTCCAGCTGCTGCGGCTGCCGGAGCCGCCGCGGGTGCTGGTCCTGACCGGGTACACGGCGGACGACCTGGTGCTGGACGCGCTGCGGGCGGGGGCGGCGGGGTTCCTGCTGAAGGACCTGCGCCCGGAGGAGCTGTTCGCGGGCATCCGCACGGTGGCGGCGGGCGGCAGCGTGCTCGCACCGCAGGTGATGCGGGCCCTGCTGGAGCGCGCCGCCGTGGGCCGCCCCGACGCCCCGGAGCACGCGGAACGCCTGGAGTCCCTCTCCCCCGGTGAACGGGGCGTCCTGGCCCTGGTCGGCGAGGGCCGCACGAACCAGCAGATAGCGGAGGCTCTCCACCTCTCGCCGGCGAGCGTGAAGACGTACGTCTCCCGCATCCTGACGCAGCTGGACCTCTCGAACCGCACCCAGGCGGCCATCCTCGCGCACGAGGCGGGCCTGGTCCGAGCGGCGTAG
- a CDS encoding transglycosylase family protein → MSFSGRHARRSRTRALAGLVVAGIAAPAAVALVAQPAAAASAGTWDKVAQCESTGNWSINTGNGYYGGLQFSSSTWAEFGGRQYAPQANQATKAQQMAVAEKVLKVQGPGAWPSCGKAAGLQRGGPAPETPAAPARQSAPAAQTPSKSGNTYTVVSGDTLGRIGSKVGVDWQKLYSDNRSVIGGDPDVIMPGQRLAYGSAAGQQAAPKSTTPKPTAPKPTAPQASKAETGSNGKGAKPVSGGSISARYHQAGGWAAGHHTGIDFAVSTGTPVKAAAAGTVVSSGWQGSYGNAVVIKHDDGRYSLSAHLSKAGASAGQRVSAGQQIGLSGNTGNSTGPHLHFEVRSSNSYGADINPVSWLAKYGVSL, encoded by the coding sequence ATGTCTTTCTCTGGTCGTCACGCCCGCCGCAGCCGCACCCGTGCCCTCGCCGGCCTCGTCGTGGCCGGTATCGCCGCCCCCGCCGCGGTCGCCCTCGTGGCACAGCCCGCGGCCGCCGCGTCGGCAGGCACCTGGGACAAGGTCGCCCAGTGCGAGTCCACCGGCAACTGGAGCATCAACACCGGCAACGGCTACTACGGCGGGCTCCAGTTCTCGTCGAGCACCTGGGCGGAGTTCGGCGGCAGGCAGTACGCGCCGCAGGCCAACCAGGCCACCAAGGCGCAGCAGATGGCCGTCGCCGAAAAGGTCCTCAAGGTCCAGGGCCCCGGCGCCTGGCCCAGCTGCGGCAAGGCCGCCGGCCTGCAGCGCGGCGGCCCGGCCCCCGAGACGCCCGCCGCCCCCGCCAGGCAGAGCGCCCCCGCCGCCCAGACGCCGTCCAAGAGCGGCAACACCTACACCGTGGTCAGCGGCGACACCCTCGGCCGGATCGGCTCCAAGGTCGGGGTCGACTGGCAGAAGCTGTACTCCGACAACCGCTCCGTCATCGGCGGCGACCCGGACGTGATCATGCCGGGTCAGCGCCTCGCGTACGGATCGGCCGCCGGGCAGCAGGCCGCGCCGAAGTCCACGACCCCGAAGCCCACCGCCCCGAAGCCCACCGCCCCGCAGGCCTCCAAGGCGGAGACCGGCAGCAACGGCAAGGGCGCCAAGCCCGTCTCCGGCGGCTCCATCAGCGCCCGCTACCACCAGGCCGGCGGCTGGGCCGCCGGTCACCACACCGGCATCGACTTCGCCGTCTCCACCGGCACCCCGGTCAAGGCGGCCGCCGCCGGCACCGTCGTGTCCTCCGGATGGCAGGGCTCCTACGGCAACGCCGTCGTCATCAAGCACGACGACGGCCGCTACTCCCTCTCCGCCCACCTCTCCAAGGCCGGCGCCTCCGCGGGCCAGCGCGTCTCCGCCGGCCAGCAGATCGGCCTCTCCGGCAACACCGGCAACTCCACCGGTCCGCACCTCCACTTCGAGGTCCGCTCCAGCAACAGCTACGGCGCCGACATCAACCCCGTGTCCTGGCTCGCCAAGTACGGCGTCTCCCTCTGA
- a CDS encoding sensor histidine kinase, giving the protein MQLVPGRIGHFLERVPRLLTGEGPGAPDPRRARRADLCLIVLCGLLSTLNLQDVHRIGLIDDYATSLAVGWIAAASLFWRRSRPWIPAAVAMAATLVSDDRGPLIFAAYALAAYGGSHRFLGGLLMCVVYVVTRDMFLPAGYAGRDPASFVLGAILVPGLYGETVRRNRYVMAVLRERARQAHAAVDQAADLAVVQERTRLAQRTHDGLGHRLTALTMQAAALRLDAEADPRVREGAAAVEESARAAMAEVREVLDMLTDPAGRRAYTAPVDVGRFLAALARNMRATGMEISHRVQPGLGDFPAADGRLLLRIAREGLTNAAKYAPGSAVRMNLFAEDGEVRLEVVNTAPEGERIVLDSGGMGLPGLRAALAEVGGALRAGTTKDGGHTLVATLPDRRVLA; this is encoded by the coding sequence ATGCAGCTCGTGCCCGGCCGGATCGGACACTTCCTGGAGCGCGTGCCGCGCCTGCTCACCGGTGAGGGCCCCGGCGCGCCCGATCCGCGGCGGGCCCGACGCGCCGACCTCTGCCTGATCGTCCTCTGCGGACTGCTCAGCACCCTCAACCTGCAGGACGTCCACCGCATCGGGCTCATCGACGACTACGCCACCAGCCTGGCCGTCGGCTGGATCGCCGCCGCCTCCCTGTTCTGGCGCCGGTCCCGCCCCTGGATACCGGCCGCCGTGGCCATGGCGGCCACCCTCGTCTCCGACGACCGGGGGCCCCTGATCTTCGCCGCCTACGCCCTCGCCGCGTACGGCGGCTCCCACCGCTTCCTCGGCGGGCTGCTCATGTGCGTCGTCTACGTCGTCACGCGCGACATGTTCCTGCCCGCCGGGTACGCCGGGCGCGACCCCGCCTCCTTCGTCCTCGGCGCCATCCTCGTACCGGGCCTCTACGGGGAGACCGTGCGCCGCAACCGGTACGTCATGGCCGTGCTCCGCGAACGGGCCCGGCAGGCGCACGCCGCCGTGGACCAGGCCGCGGACCTGGCCGTCGTACAGGAACGCACCCGTTTGGCCCAACGCACCCACGACGGCCTGGGCCACCGGCTCACCGCCCTCACCATGCAGGCCGCCGCCCTGCGCCTGGACGCCGAGGCCGACCCCCGGGTCCGGGAGGGCGCGGCGGCCGTGGAGGAATCGGCGCGGGCCGCGATGGCCGAGGTTCGGGAGGTGCTGGACATGCTGACCGACCCGGCCGGGCGGCGCGCGTACACCGCCCCCGTCGACGTGGGCCGCTTCCTGGCCGCCCTGGCCCGGAACATGCGCGCCACCGGCATGGAGATCAGCCACCGGGTACAGCCGGGCCTCGGCGACTTCCCGGCGGCCGACGGACGGCTGCTGCTGCGGATCGCCCGCGAGGGGCTCACGAACGCGGCCAAGTACGCCCCCGGGTCAGCCGTCCGGATGAACCTTTTCGCCGAGGACGGGGAGGTCCGACTGGAGGTGGTGAACACCGCCCCGGAAGGGGAGCGGATCGTCCTCGACTCAGGCGGGATGGGCCTTCCGGGCCTGCGGGCCGCCCTGGCCGAGGTGGGGGGTGCACTGCGCGCCGGGACGACGAAGGACGGAGGTCACACCCTCGTGGCGACACTGCCCGACAGACGTGTGCTAGCTTAG
- a CDS encoding cold-shock protein, whose product MALGTVKWFNSEKGFGFIEQDGGGPDVFAHYSNIATQGFRELTEGQRVSFDVTQGQKGPQAENILPA is encoded by the coding sequence ATGGCACTTGGCACCGTGAAGTGGTTCAACTCGGAAAAGGGCTTCGGCTTCATCGAGCAGGACGGTGGCGGCCCGGACGTCTTCGCCCACTACTCGAACATCGCCACCCAGGGCTTCCGTGAGCTCACCGAGGGCCAGCGCGTGTCCTTCGACGTCACCCAGGGCCAGAAGGGCCCCCAGGCGGAGAACATCCTCCCCGCCTAA